One Streptomyces sp. NBC_00102 DNA segment encodes these proteins:
- a CDS encoding serine/threonine-protein kinase — MHSEGTADEPETGFDGDPAGVRQPTDPPHEPQRAPHGFEPRHAEDESVVEPVGDPTGPEFLGDAHGPLSEGHGPAGDAHRPAGDAPPPFASGHDTEPELHPHMVIADRYELQRQLGRGGMGVVWEALDRRLGRRVAVKGLLYRGPVDPETQAQWVERARREAQAIARIGHQHVVAVHDVIEAGNQVWIVMELLDARSLADLLREQRRLPVAQAARIALQVLRGLRAVHEAGVLHRDVKPHNVLFRPDGRALLMDFGIATFEGAVQLTRSQEIIGTPKYLAPELVHRSGEALPKPGTPASDLWSLGVTLFEMVEGHAPFTGLSSYEIFIAVYEQPLPAMVHAGPLAPVIGALLRKNPDDRPDAGAAEAMLMAVTSDPPPIDQPTHRRHQPLRGPAENARGGEGGGRGSGDDGADDGGRASGDVPSRRPRRRAVLSAAAAGCAVLLAGGGWLAWEKAGAPAPTYKQAHAELKIGVKDDQPGLSQRQTDGSYAGYDIDLATRIAKRMGYRAEDIRFVPVNSENRASMLSAGRVDLVIASYSITPERKEQGIVFAGPYYTALRSFLVRKDAARPYTDAADLISDDAQICTVRGSTYEQWLTDAGYNLTKRQSSYQLCVDYLLDDRSGISAVSTDDIILAGYVGQDPQKLQQISNAGGAEGYGVAMVPGEPELKKEVCAALREIVNGQEWEDLYTEHLAPLMANESAPNRPKMTECEGY; from the coding sequence ATGCACAGCGAGGGAACGGCCGACGAGCCGGAAACGGGCTTCGACGGCGATCCCGCCGGCGTCCGGCAGCCCACCGATCCGCCGCACGAGCCGCAGCGTGCGCCGCACGGTTTCGAGCCGCGGCACGCAGAGGACGAGTCCGTCGTGGAGCCCGTCGGCGACCCGACCGGACCGGAGTTCCTCGGGGACGCGCACGGGCCCCTCAGCGAAGGGCACGGGCCCGCCGGAGACGCGCACCGGCCGGCCGGAGACGCGCCCCCACCCTTCGCGAGCGGGCACGACACGGAGCCCGAACTCCACCCGCACATGGTGATCGCCGACCGCTACGAGCTCCAACGCCAGCTGGGACGTGGCGGGATGGGCGTCGTCTGGGAGGCGCTGGACCGGCGACTCGGGCGGCGGGTGGCGGTCAAGGGGCTGCTCTACCGGGGGCCGGTCGATCCGGAGACGCAGGCGCAGTGGGTCGAGCGCGCGCGGCGCGAGGCGCAGGCCATCGCCCGGATCGGACACCAGCACGTGGTGGCCGTGCACGACGTGATCGAGGCCGGCAACCAGGTCTGGATCGTCATGGAGCTGCTCGACGCGCGTTCCCTGGCGGACCTGTTGCGCGAGCAGCGGCGGCTTCCGGTGGCGCAGGCGGCCCGGATCGCCCTCCAAGTGCTGCGCGGGCTGCGCGCGGTGCACGAGGCGGGGGTGCTGCACCGGGACGTCAAGCCGCACAACGTCCTCTTCCGGCCCGACGGCCGTGCGCTGCTGATGGACTTCGGCATCGCCACCTTCGAGGGCGCCGTCCAGCTGACCAGGTCGCAGGAGATCATCGGCACTCCGAAGTACCTGGCGCCGGAGCTGGTGCACCGGAGCGGAGAGGCGCTGCCGAAGCCGGGTACCCCGGCGTCCGACCTGTGGTCGCTGGGGGTGACGCTGTTCGAGATGGTGGAGGGTCACGCGCCCTTCACGGGCCTCAGCTCGTACGAGATCTTCATCGCGGTGTACGAGCAGCCGCTGCCCGCGATGGTGCACGCGGGCCCGCTCGCCCCCGTGATCGGGGCACTGCTCCGGAAGAACCCGGATGACCGGCCGGACGCCGGGGCTGCCGAGGCGATGCTGATGGCGGTCACCAGCGATCCCCCGCCGATCGACCAGCCGACCCACCGCCGGCACCAGCCCCTCCGAGGCCCGGCGGAGAACGCACGCGGCGGCGAAGGCGGCGGCAGGGGCTCCGGCGACGACGGCGCCGACGACGGCGGCCGGGCATCCGGTGACGTCCCGTCCCGCCGCCCCCGCCGGCGTGCCGTGCTGAGCGCGGCGGCGGCCGGCTGCGCGGTGCTGCTGGCCGGTGGCGGCTGGCTGGCCTGGGAGAAGGCGGGGGCGCCCGCGCCCACGTACAAGCAGGCGCACGCGGAGCTGAAGATCGGTGTCAAGGACGATCAGCCCGGCCTGAGCCAGCGGCAGACGGACGGTTCGTACGCCGGGTACGACATAGACCTCGCGACCCGGATCGCCAAGCGGATGGGTTACCGGGCCGAGGACATCCGCTTCGTGCCGGTGAACAGCGAGAACCGGGCGTCGATGCTCTCGGCGGGGCGTGTCGATCTGGTGATAGCGAGTTACAGCATCACCCCGGAACGCAAGGAGCAGGGGATCGTCTTCGCGGGGCCGTACTACACGGCGCTGCGCAGCTTCCTGGTGCGCAAGGACGCCGCCCGGCCGTACACCGACGCCGCCGACCTGATCAGCGACGACGCACAGATCTGTACGGTGCGGGGCTCGACGTACGAGCAGTGGCTGACGGACGCCGGGTACAACCTGACCAAGCGGCAGAGCTCGTACCAGCTGTGCGTGGACTACCTGTTGGACGACAGGAGCGGCATCTCCGCCGTGAGCACCGACGACATCATCCTCGCCGGGTACGTCGGGCAGGACCCGCAGAAGCTCCAGCAGATCAGCAACGCGGGCGGCGCCGAGGGGTACGGCGTGGCGATGGTGCCGGGCGAGCCGGAGCTGAAGAAGGAGGTGTGCGCGGCGCTGCGGGAGATCGTGAACGGCCAGGAGTGGGAGGACCTGTACACCGAGCACCTGGCCCCGCTGATGGCCAACGAGTCCGCACCGAACCGGCCGAAGATGACCGAGTGCGAGGGCTACTGA
- the pip gene encoding prolyl aminopeptidase, whose translation MHREPDASYPPVEPYDHGMLDVGDGDRVYWEVCGNPAGKPALVVHGGPGSGCKPWPRRYFDPDLYRVVLFDQRGCGRSLPHAADPETGMGRNTTAHLIADMEKLRTHLGIDAWLLFGWSWGSTLSLAYAEAHPERVTELVISGVTTTRPSEIDWLYRGAGQIFPEAWDRFRAGVPEVTAPRPSAAELVTAYARRMESADPAVRERAADDWCAWEDAVLSEEGQPPAYTGRPSRDRLAFVRICSHYFAHAAWLEDGQLIRDAGRLAGIPGALIHGRFDLGAPLTTAWELARAWPDAELTVIADAGHLGGAATSRAELEAIDRFAGKPVTGVTGHTNGTVKG comes from the coding sequence GTGCACCGTGAACCCGACGCGAGTTACCCGCCCGTCGAGCCGTACGACCACGGCATGCTCGACGTCGGCGACGGCGACCGCGTGTACTGGGAGGTGTGCGGCAACCCGGCGGGGAAGCCCGCGCTCGTCGTGCACGGCGGCCCCGGTTCCGGCTGCAAGCCCTGGCCGCGGCGGTACTTCGACCCGGACCTGTACCGGGTGGTCCTCTTCGACCAGCGCGGTTGCGGGCGCTCCCTCCCGCACGCCGCCGACCCGGAGACCGGCATGGGGCGCAACACCACCGCCCACCTGATCGCCGACATGGAGAAGCTCCGCACCCACCTCGGCATCGACGCCTGGCTGCTGTTCGGCTGGTCCTGGGGGTCGACGCTCTCCCTCGCGTACGCCGAGGCGCACCCGGAGCGCGTCACGGAGCTGGTGATCTCGGGTGTCACCACGACCCGTCCCAGCGAGATCGACTGGCTCTACCGGGGTGCGGGCCAGATCTTCCCGGAGGCGTGGGACCGTTTCCGCGCAGGTGTCCCGGAGGTGACGGCCCCCCGGCCGTCGGCCGCCGAGCTGGTCACGGCGTACGCCCGGCGGATGGAGAGCGCCGACCCCGCCGTACGGGAGCGGGCCGCGGACGACTGGTGCGCCTGGGAGGACGCCGTGCTGTCGGAGGAGGGACAACCGCCCGCGTACACCGGCAGGCCGTCCCGCGACCGGCTGGCGTTCGTCCGCATCTGCTCGCACTACTTCGCGCACGCGGCCTGGCTGGAGGACGGTCAGTTGATCCGGGACGCGGGACGGCTCGCGGGCATCCCGGGGGCGCTCATCCACGGCCGCTTCGACCTCGGCGCCCCGCTGACGACCGCGTGGGAGCTGGCCCGCGCCTGGCCGGACGCGGAGCTGACCGTCATCGCGGACGCCGGCCACCTGGGCGGCGCAGCGACCTCCCGCGCCGAACTCGAAGCCATCGACAGGTTCGCGGGCAAACCCGTCACCGGCGTCACCGGCCACACGAACGGCACCGTAAAGGGCTGA
- a CDS encoding aldo/keto reductase, with amino-acid sequence MKYTQLGRTGLKVSRLVLGTMNFGPQTNESDSHSLMDAALDAGVNFFDTANVYGWGENKGRTEEILGTWFAQGGDRRDKVVLATKVYGNMGPDGEAWPNHDKLSALNIRRAVDASLKRLQTDHIDLYQFHHVDRSTPAEEIWQAIDVLIQQGKILYAGSSNFAGYKIAQANETAKRLGSFGLVSEQCLYNLMARDAEMEVIPAAQEYGLGVIPWSPLQGGLLGGALRKEREGGGGTRSTTGRSAEGLADPKVRAQIQAYEDLLDKHGLEPGEVGLAWLLTRPGITGPISGPRTREQLDSALRAVELELSEEVLASLEEIFPGPGPSPESFAW; translated from the coding sequence ATGAAGTACACGCAGCTCGGACGCACGGGCCTCAAGGTCAGCCGCCTCGTCCTCGGGACGATGAACTTCGGCCCGCAGACCAACGAATCCGACAGTCACTCGCTCATGGACGCCGCACTGGACGCGGGCGTCAACTTCTTCGACACCGCCAACGTCTACGGCTGGGGCGAGAACAAGGGGCGCACCGAGGAAATCCTCGGCACCTGGTTCGCGCAGGGCGGCGACCGTCGCGACAAGGTCGTCCTCGCCACCAAGGTCTACGGCAACATGGGCCCGGACGGCGAGGCGTGGCCCAACCACGACAAGCTCTCGGCGCTCAACATCCGCCGTGCCGTGGACGCCAGCCTCAAGCGGCTCCAGACGGACCACATCGACCTGTACCAGTTCCACCACGTCGACCGGTCCACCCCGGCCGAGGAGATCTGGCAGGCCATCGACGTACTGATCCAGCAGGGCAAGATCCTGTACGCGGGCTCGTCCAACTTCGCCGGCTACAAGATCGCCCAGGCCAACGAGACGGCCAAGCGTCTCGGCTCCTTCGGCCTGGTCAGCGAGCAGTGCCTGTACAACCTGATGGCCCGCGACGCCGAGATGGAGGTCATCCCGGCCGCCCAGGAGTACGGCCTCGGCGTCATCCCCTGGTCGCCGCTGCAGGGCGGTCTGCTGGGCGGCGCGCTCCGCAAGGAGCGCGAGGGCGGCGGCGGCACCCGGTCCACCACCGGCCGCTCCGCCGAGGGCCTCGCGGACCCGAAGGTGCGCGCCCAGATCCAGGCGTACGAGGACCTGCTCGACAAGCACGGCCTGGAGCCCGGCGAGGTCGGCCTGGCGTGGCTGCTGACGCGCCCGGGCATCACCGGCCCGATCTCGGGCCCGCGCACGCGCGAGCAGCTCGACTCCGCGCTGCGCGCGGTGGAGCTGGAGCTGTCCGAGGAGGTGCTGGCCTCCCTGGAGGAGATCTTCCCGGGCCCGGGCCCGTCCCCGGAGAGCTTCGCCTGGTAG
- the thpR gene encoding RNA 2',3'-cyclic phosphodiesterase yields the protein MSSQQHAATGRQRLFVAVLPPAGAVAELRAAVVPLRALPGARSLRWTGEAGWHFTLAFLGEVDEALLPDLYARLERAAHRSEPFPLRVHGGGRFDGRVLWAGAAGALDALRLLAERAHAAARRAGVPMEEHRAYAPHLTLARSRTDVDLHPFTGALEGFGGTAWEVDSLSLVRSNLPVSGVPGEQPRYEVVRAWPLGR from the coding sequence ATGAGCAGCCAGCAGCACGCCGCGACCGGCCGTCAGAGACTCTTCGTCGCCGTTCTGCCGCCCGCCGGGGCGGTGGCGGAGCTGCGGGCGGCCGTGGTGCCGCTGCGCGCGCTGCCGGGGGCGCGGAGCCTGCGGTGGACCGGGGAGGCGGGGTGGCACTTCACGCTCGCCTTCCTCGGGGAGGTGGACGAGGCGCTGCTGCCGGATCTGTACGCGCGACTGGAGCGCGCCGCCCACCGCAGCGAGCCGTTCCCGCTCCGGGTGCACGGCGGAGGCCGGTTCGACGGGCGGGTGCTGTGGGCGGGGGCGGCGGGCGCGCTGGACGCGCTGCGGCTGCTGGCGGAACGCGCCCACGCCGCCGCCCGCAGGGCGGGGGTCCCGATGGAGGAGCACCGCGCCTACGCGCCCCACCTCACGCTCGCGCGCAGCCGCACCGACGTGGACCTGCACCCGTTCACGGGGGCGCTGGAGGGGTTCGGGGGGACCGCGTGGGAGGTGGACTCGCTGAGCCTGGTCCGCAGCAACCTGCCGGTCTCCGGGGTGCCGGGGGAGCAGCCGCGTTACGAGGTGGTGCGGGCCTGGCCGCTGGGGCGGTGA
- a CDS encoding MFS transporter, which translates to MSTGSGADSAPAPTAPYDSTTGGTFSSLKIRNYRLFATGAVISNTGTWMSRITQDWLVLSLTGSAAAVGITTALQFLPMLLFGLYGGVVADRFPKRKLLLVSQTLLGLCGVSLATLTLAGVVQVWHVYLIAFLLGMVTVVDNPARQSFVSEMVGPKQLRNAVSLNSANFQSARLIGPAIAGVLITTVGSGWAFMFNGLSFTAPLVGLLMMRTSELHQTVIVPRAKGQLREGLRYVKGRPELIWPIALVGFVGTFGFNFPIWLTAYADEIFHGGAGMYSFFNILMACGSLIGALLAARRRSSRLRMVVAAGTLFGLLEVAASLSPTVWIFAVLLVPIGMLGMTTNISANTSVQMAADPAMRGRVMSLYMVVFAGGTPVGAPIVGWISDTYGPRTGFAVGGGISLLAALTIGFMLARVGGLRLKVDLRPGRPHVRFVPREQLATAA; encoded by the coding sequence TTGAGTACGGGATCCGGAGCAGACTCCGCCCCCGCACCGACCGCTCCCTACGACAGCACGACCGGCGGGACCTTCTCGTCGCTGAAGATCCGCAACTACCGCCTGTTCGCCACGGGCGCCGTGATCTCCAACACCGGTACCTGGATGTCCCGCATCACGCAGGACTGGCTGGTCCTCAGCCTCACCGGGTCCGCCGCGGCCGTGGGTATCACCACGGCCCTCCAGTTCCTCCCCATGCTGCTCTTCGGCCTGTACGGCGGCGTGGTCGCCGACCGCTTCCCGAAGCGCAAGCTCCTGCTCGTCAGCCAGACCCTGCTCGGCCTGTGCGGCGTGTCCCTGGCCACCCTGACGCTCGCGGGCGTCGTGCAGGTCTGGCACGTCTACCTGATCGCGTTCCTGCTCGGCATGGTCACGGTCGTGGACAACCCGGCCCGCCAGTCGTTCGTGTCCGAGATGGTCGGCCCCAAGCAGCTCCGCAACGCCGTCAGCCTGAACTCCGCCAACTTCCAGTCCGCCCGGCTCATCGGCCCCGCCATCGCGGGTGTCCTGATCACGACGGTCGGCAGTGGCTGGGCCTTCATGTTCAACGGCCTGTCCTTCACGGCACCCCTCGTCGGCCTGCTGATGATGCGCACGAGCGAACTCCACCAGACCGTGATCGTGCCCCGCGCCAAGGGCCAGCTCCGCGAGGGCCTGCGGTACGTGAAGGGGCGGCCGGAGCTGATCTGGCCCATCGCCCTGGTGGGCTTCGTCGGAACCTTCGGATTCAACTTCCCGATCTGGCTCACCGCCTACGCCGACGAGATCTTCCACGGCGGCGCGGGGATGTACTCCTTCTTCAACATCCTGATGGCCTGCGGCTCCCTGATAGGAGCCCTGCTGGCCGCCCGCCGCCGCTCCTCGCGGCTGCGGATGGTTGTCGCGGCGGGCACCCTCTTCGGCCTGCTGGAGGTCGCCGCCTCGCTCTCGCCGACCGTCTGGATCTTCGCGGTCCTGCTGGTGCCGATCGGGATGCTCGGCATGACGACCAACATCAGCGCCAACACCAGCGTGCAGATGGCCGCCGACCCCGCGATGCGCGGCCGGGTGATGAGCCTCTACATGGTGGTCTTCGCCGGCGGTACGCCGGTGGGAGCGCCGATCGTCGGCTGGATCAGCGACACCTACGGCCCGCGGACCGGCTTCGCCGTCGGCGGTGGCATATCGCTCCTCGCGGCCCTGACCATCGGCTTCATGCTGGCCCGTGTCGGGGGCCTGAGGCTGAAGGTGGACCTCCGTCCGGGGCGTCCTCACGTCCGCTTCGTCCCGCGCGAACAGCTGGCGACGGCGGCGTAG
- a CDS encoding MarR family winged helix-turn-helix transcriptional regulator: MPDLIHDGDSAAAVSSLRSAVMLLGRRLKHQRVDESLSPTEMSVLGTLARCGSATPGELARKEHVQPPSMTRIVALLEAKGLVSLEPHPDDRRQKRVSQTEQAEAMLSESRTKRNAWLAGLAEGLDEDEWEKLRVAAPVLEKLAHL; this comes from the coding sequence ATGCCTGACCTGATCCACGACGGCGACAGTGCCGCCGCCGTGAGCTCCCTCCGCTCCGCCGTGATGCTGCTCGGCCGACGCCTCAAGCACCAGCGCGTCGACGAGTCGCTGAGCCCCACCGAGATGTCGGTGCTCGGCACCCTCGCCCGATGCGGTTCGGCCACCCCCGGTGAGCTGGCCCGCAAGGAGCACGTCCAGCCCCCGTCGATGACCCGCATCGTCGCGCTGCTGGAGGCCAAGGGACTGGTCAGCCTCGAACCGCACCCCGATGACCGTCGCCAGAAGAGGGTCAGCCAGACCGAGCAGGCCGAGGCCATGCTCAGTGAGAGCCGCACGAAGCGGAACGCCTGGCTGGCCGGACTCGCCGAGGGCCTGGACGAGGACGAGTGGGAGAAGCTCAGGGTCGCCGCACCCGTGCTCGAAAAGCTCGCCCACCTGTGA
- a CDS encoding ribbon-helix-helix protein, CopG family, with product MGSTVLSLRIDGELLDRLRQHAAKRGMSVQDYVVRTLIRDDFDERFKSAVDETEKFYGPQAEPGPVDRIT from the coding sequence ATGGGATCGACAGTACTCAGTCTGCGGATCGACGGTGAGCTGCTCGACCGGCTCCGGCAGCACGCCGCAAAACGCGGAATGAGCGTCCAGGACTATGTGGTCCGGACGCTCATTCGCGACGACTTCGACGAGCGCTTCAAGTCGGCGGTCGACGAGACGGAGAAGTTCTACGGGCCCCAGGCCGAGCCGGGGCCGGTGGACCGGATCACGTGA
- a CDS encoding NCS2 family permease: MSRSATAEVDPSPPQGGLDRYFKISERGSTVAREIRGGFATFFAMAYIIVLNPIILGSAKDMYGHQLDGGQLVTATVLTAAFSTLLMGVIGNVPIALAAGLGVNTVVALQLAPRMSWADAMGMVVLAGIVVMLLVATGLRERVMNAVPTSLRKGISMGIGLFVLLVGLVDSGFVSRIPDIAQTTVPLQLGSGGHLHGWPVFVFVLGVLLTLGLIVRKVPGAILISIVAMTILALIINAAVDLPAGAWGLTVPEWPGNPVASPDFGLLGDFSLFGGFSKVGVLTGILFVFTVLLSCFFDAMGTILGVGDEAKLTDKNGNFPGINKVLFVDGIAVAAGGASSSSASTCFVESTAGVGEGARTGLASVVSGLLFTVALFLTPLATMVPSQAATPALVAVGFLIVASSVRGVDWSDFTLAIPAFLAMVMMPFTYSITNGIGIGFVAFSAMRLAAGRGREVPVAMYVVSVVFVFYYAMPALGLT; this comes from the coding sequence ATGTCCCGCTCGGCCACCGCAGAGGTCGACCCCAGCCCGCCCCAGGGCGGGCTCGACCGGTACTTCAAGATCTCCGAGCGGGGTTCCACGGTCGCCCGTGAGATCCGCGGCGGATTCGCCACGTTCTTCGCGATGGCGTACATCATCGTGCTCAACCCGATCATCCTCGGCAGCGCCAAGGACATGTACGGGCACCAGCTCGACGGCGGGCAGCTGGTCACCGCGACCGTGCTCACCGCCGCGTTCTCCACGCTGCTGATGGGCGTCATCGGCAACGTGCCGATCGCGCTCGCCGCCGGTCTCGGCGTCAACACCGTCGTCGCCCTCCAGCTCGCCCCGCGCATGAGCTGGGCGGACGCGATGGGCATGGTCGTCCTCGCGGGCATCGTCGTGATGCTGCTCGTCGCCACCGGGCTCCGGGAGCGGGTGATGAACGCCGTGCCCACCTCGCTCCGCAAGGGCATCTCGATGGGTATCGGGCTCTTCGTCCTGCTCGTCGGCCTGGTCGACTCCGGGTTCGTCTCCCGCATCCCCGACATCGCCCAGACCACCGTCCCGCTCCAGCTCGGCAGCGGCGGTCACCTGCACGGCTGGCCGGTCTTCGTCTTCGTGCTCGGCGTGCTGCTCACCCTCGGGCTCATCGTCCGCAAGGTGCCGGGCGCCATCCTGATCTCGATCGTCGCCATGACGATCCTCGCGCTGATCATCAACGCGGCCGTGGACCTGCCGGCCGGCGCCTGGGGCCTCACCGTCCCGGAGTGGCCGGGCAACCCGGTCGCCTCGCCCGACTTCGGACTGCTCGGGGACTTCAGCCTCTTCGGCGGATTCTCCAAGGTCGGCGTGCTGACCGGCATCCTCTTCGTCTTCACCGTGCTGCTGTCCTGCTTCTTCGACGCGATGGGCACCATCCTCGGCGTCGGCGACGAGGCCAAGCTGACCGACAAGAACGGCAACTTCCCCGGCATCAACAAGGTGCTGTTCGTCGACGGCATCGCCGTCGCCGCCGGTGGCGCCTCCTCCTCCTCGGCCTCCACCTGCTTCGTGGAGTCCACCGCGGGCGTCGGCGAAGGCGCGCGCACCGGCCTCGCGAGCGTGGTCAGCGGCCTGCTCTTCACGGTGGCGCTCTTCCTGACACCGCTGGCGACCATGGTCCCCTCGCAGGCGGCCACCCCGGCGCTGGTCGCGGTCGGGTTCCTGATCGTCGCGAGCTCGGTGCGGGGGGTCGACTGGAGCGACTTCACCCTCGCCATCCCGGCGTTCCTCGCCATGGTGATGATGCCGTTCACCTACTCCATCACCAACGGCATCGGCATCGGCTTCGTCGCCTTCAGCGCGATGCGGCTGGCGGCCGGCCGGGGCCGTGAGGTGCCGGTGGCCATGTACGTGGTGTCGGTCGTGTTCGTCTTCTACTACGCGATGCCGGCCCTCGGCCTCACCTGA
- a CDS encoding DUF2530 domain-containing protein, which yields MEKWTPKHEAPEPLEGPVVATITGGTILWFVLFLVQLPFYGWFDDHGHTWWVWTCLAGAGLGLIGIWYVRGRDAALKRHAALREAADAAVKGEGGQDAPGTAG from the coding sequence ATGGAGAAGTGGACACCGAAGCACGAGGCGCCCGAGCCCCTTGAGGGTCCCGTCGTCGCCACCATCACGGGCGGCACGATCCTCTGGTTCGTCCTCTTCCTCGTGCAGCTCCCCTTCTACGGCTGGTTCGACGACCACGGCCACACCTGGTGGGTGTGGACCTGTCTCGCCGGGGCCGGACTCGGCCTGATCGGCATCTGGTACGTCCGTGGCCGGGACGCGGCCCTCAAGCGCCACGCCGCCCTCCGCGAGGCCGCGGACGCCGCCGTGAAGGGCGAAGGCGGCCAGGACGCACCGGGCACCGCCGGCTGA